In Pseudosulfitobacter pseudonitzschiae, the sequence GGTGTCGTTCGGTGCCTTTTCCGAACAGCGCTGGACTCAGGAACCGCAGGCTGTCGCGCGCTATGGTGGCACGCGGGGCATGGAACTGAGCGGGGCTGCCGCTGCCGGTCTGTCGTCAAGCGACGGGATGAGCGCGATGGAAGAACTGGTCGCAGAACTTGATGGCAACTATGGCACCGCATGGACTGGCCTGTCCTATCAGGAACGTCTGTCGGGCAATCAGGCACCGTTGCTTTTTGCGCTTTCTGCACTGGTCGTGTTTCTGGCACTGGCTGCATTGTATGAAAGCTGGGCGGTGCCGCTGGCCGTTATGCTGACCGTTCCGGTGGGCGTTTTGGGCGCTCTTGGGGCCGCGCTGTTCTTTGGGCAGTTGAATGACGTCTACTTCAAGGTGGGCCTGCTGACGACAATTGGCCTTGCGGCGCGCAACGCTATTCTGATCGTAGAGTTTGCCCAAGCGCAGGTTCACGAAGGCAAATCTGTGGTCGAGGCCGCGCTGATCGCTTCACGGCAACGTCTTCGCCCGATCCTGATGACAACCTTTGCCTTCATGTTGGGCGTGCTGCCGCTGGCCATCGCGTCTGGAGCGGGTGCGGGCGCGCAGAACTCCATCGGTATCGGCGTGTTGGGGGGCATGGCCTCTTCGGCGGTGCTGGGGATATTTCTGGTGCCTGTGTTCTATGTTGCGGTGCTGAAACTGCGCCAGATGTTGACGCGAAAGGAAAAAGCATCGTGATCAACTTACCCAAGCCCTTCGCAGCCCTGTCGCTGACGGCGCTTTTACTGACCACAGCCTGTGCCGCAGTGGGACCAAACCCCGCAGCGCTACAGACGCCAGCCGTGCCTGCTGCGTTTGCTGAAGGGCAAATCGACCCTGTGGGTCGTGTGGGTGCGTCGGCCTTTTGGCGCAGCTATAACGATGCAACCCTGACCCGCCTGATCGAAGCGGGACTTGCCACAAACCTTGATATTCTTGCGGCGAACGAGCGTATCCGCGCAGCGCAAGCCGATCTGGCGGCAACACAGCCGCTGGCTACACAGCTTGGCGGCGAGGCGGCATTGGCCAGCCGCACACGCAGCGGTGGCAGCGGGCAGCCAGCCGTAAACCGCACAAGTGCCAGCCTGTCAGCGGGTTTTGTGTTCGATCTGTTCGGCGGGGCACAGCGGGCAAGAGAAGGGGCCGCCGCGGCCGAAGCGTCGGCAGAGGCACAGGCCGAGGTGACACGGCTGGCATGGCTGGCCGACGTGATCAGCGCCTATTCCGATGCGCGGTATTACCAGCAGGCCCTGGCACTTACCCGCGACACGATTTCCGCCCGCGAGGCCACGTTGTCGATCAACAACACCATGTTTGGTGCGGGGAATGCAACCGAACAGGATATCGCACAGACCAAAGCGCTGTTGCAGACTGCGCGCGCCGATCTGCCGAACTTCGAGGCGCTTTTCAACGCGCAAGTCTATCGCCTGTCGACGCTTTTGAACCTGCACGCGGCCCCTTTGATGGCCCAGATGCAGCGCGGTGCGCCTGCTTTGCCTGTGCCAAACGGGCCGGGCGCCGGTGTTCCGGCAGAGTTGCTACAAAACCGGCCAGACCTGCGGGCGGCCCGTTTCGACGTGATGCAAGCGCTGGCCGCCGTCGGAGTTGCGACCGCCGATATGTTGCCATCTCTGTCGCTTACGGGGACCATCAGTGATACGGGCGGGACAGACAACTGGGGCTTTGGCCCGCGTCTTTCGTTACCAGTGGCCAATCAGGGTCTTTTGCAGGCCACACGCGCACGTCGTTTGTCTGAAGCGCGGCAAGCCGATCTGGCGTGGCGGTCGCAGATCGTGGCGGCGGTCGAGGATGTTCAGGTGGGCCAGTCAAACCTGCGCCGTTATCGCCGGCGCGCGGCCGCATTGGATCAGGCTGCGGCATCTTATCAACGGGCATACACGTTGGCGCGGGCCAACTTTCAGGCCGGTGCTGCGCCCTTGGTCGATCTTCTGGATGCAGACCGGCAACGGGCTGCAGCACGGTTGCAGGCCGCTTCGGCGCGCAATGATGCGGCCAAGGCATGGACGGCATTGCAGATCGCTACGGGTGCCGGTGCTGCTGTGACGGGTATCGTCGATTAGGCGCACAGACCCGTTAAACCAAGGACGAAAACTCTTGCTCGTCAGCAACAGCAGCAGACCGCAGGTCGGCCAGAAACTTTGAGTCGGCAGAGTGAACCCGGTTCCATGTCGGGATAAACGGCGTTTCGTGCGGGTTCTCCAAAAAGGTGTGACCCGCGCGCATGATATTTTCCGCGAACAACTCGATAGCCTGCTCTTCCTTGTGCCGGTCGATGGTCAGCCCGTTCATCTTTGCATCGGTGTAATAGGCCTCAAGCAGGTCCAGCGCGCAGCGGTAATAGGTGGCCTTGAGCGTGCGGAACACGTTGGGTGTAAACACGGTGCCATCTGCGGCCAGCTTGCGAAAGATCGCCTTGCAGATGTCCGTGGACATCCGACTTAGTCCGGTGTTGGCGTCCTCGGGGCTGAGGTCTTGATGCTTGTGGTCGTAGTTGTCGGCAATCTCGACCTGACAGACGGCTTTGGGTGCCAGATTGCGCCATGCCTCGGACAGCACGCCGATCTCTAGCCCCCAGTCTGAGGGAATACGCAGATCGGGCAGAATACTGGTACGCATGGCAAATTCGCCCGATAGCGGATAGCGGAAGCTGCGCAGGTAGTCGATGTAATCGCGGTCTCCGATCACCCGTTTCAGCGCAATCAGAAGCGGGCTGACCAACAGCCGTGTCACGCGCCCGTTCAGCTTTTCCTGACCCACGCGCGAATAGAACCCTTTTGCCACCTGATACGGAAAGGTCGGATTGGCAACCGGATAAACCAGCCGCGCCAGCAATTCGTTGGTGTAGGTAACGATATCGCAATCGTGGATCGCCATAACCGAACTGTCTTCGCACGCGATCAGATAACCCAGTGACGACCAGACGTTCTTGCCCTTGCCCTGTTCCATCGGCGCAAGGCCCAACGCTTCAAGCCGCGCGCCAAGGTCTTTCATTCTCGGGCTGTCGTTCCAGATCACGATGTGGTTCTGGTTCAGCCCTTTGAAAAACTGCTGGGCGTGGCGGAACTGTGCCTCATCAGCGCGGTCCAGACCGATGATGATGCGGTGCAGATAGGTGACCTTGGACAACTCTTCGAGAATCCGTGGCATCGCTTCGGTTTCCAGTTCGGAATACAGACACGGCAGGATCAGTGCAATTTTCCGGGATTGCGCGAAGGTCTCAAGCTCGTAGGTCATCTCCTCCGAAGAACGCGTCCGCAGATTATGCAGCGTCGCCACGTTCCCGTTTTGGTGAAAATCAGTCATGCGTGGCGTCCTTGTTCAGATGTTCAACTGTTCAACGAGATCAAGCACCGCGTTGTTCCAGCCCTCGGGACCGGACAAAGTGGTGCGCAGGATGCGGCCCTTTGCTTCGGTCTTTAACGGGGGCAGGGGCGCACGGTGCGGGTTGG encodes:
- a CDS encoding efflux transporter outer membrane subunit — its product is MINLPKPFAALSLTALLLTTACAAVGPNPAALQTPAVPAAFAEGQIDPVGRVGASAFWRSYNDATLTRLIEAGLATNLDILAANERIRAAQADLAATQPLATQLGGEAALASRTRSGGSGQPAVNRTSASLSAGFVFDLFGGAQRAREGAAAAEASAEAQAEVTRLAWLADVISAYSDARYYQQALALTRDTISAREATLSINNTMFGAGNATEQDIAQTKALLQTARADLPNFEALFNAQVYRLSTLLNLHAAPLMAQMQRGAPALPVPNGPGAGVPAELLQNRPDLRAARFDVMQALAAVGVATADMLPSLSLTGTISDTGGTDNWGFGPRLSLPVANQGLLQATRARRLSEARQADLAWRSQIVAAVEDVQVGQSNLRRYRRRAAALDQAAASYQRAYTLARANFQAGAAPLVDLLDADRQRAAARLQAASARNDAAKAWTALQIATGAGAAVTGIVD
- a CDS encoding glycosyl transferase codes for the protein MTDFHQNGNVATLHNLRTRSSEEMTYELETFAQSRKIALILPCLYSELETEAMPRILEELSKVTYLHRIIIGLDRADEAQFRHAQQFFKGLNQNHIVIWNDSPRMKDLGARLEALGLAPMEQGKGKNVWSSLGYLIACEDSSVMAIHDCDIVTYTNELLARLVYPVANPTFPYQVAKGFYSRVGQEKLNGRVTRLLVSPLLIALKRVIGDRDYIDYLRSFRYPLSGEFAMRTSILPDLRIPSDWGLEIGVLSEAWRNLAPKAVCQVEIADNYDHKHQDLSPEDANTGLSRMSTDICKAIFRKLAADGTVFTPNVFRTLKATYYRCALDLLEAYYTDAKMNGLTIDRHKEEQAIELFAENIMRAGHTFLENPHETPFIPTWNRVHSADSKFLADLRSAAVADEQEFSSLV